A genomic window from Silene latifolia isolate original U9 population chromosome Y, ASM4854445v1, whole genome shotgun sequence includes:
- the LOC141627427 gene encoding uncharacterized protein LOC141627427 isoform X5, whose amino-acid sequence MGVPAEAFTDNPSNVNQLGFDVMAGLSNERVPDQQANLEDENQTDSDRKVSIECENVPQPEACTDIEVERPESMSKPTVVDSADEKDISSWGERQSLDLVQLAEVLRKLPEGDFRYLIQSRKTADHVNLDVSQTVTADLPQTLQEQLYLSNISKDFFHLQLLEQHKQLLGSDHKHRLVFDETSVLSRSLINLEQNNKILAAELSQCRSELEAAVSEKMEFQDLYHSAKEEAMGFSATVHELRIKLDEAMSRLSIVSADSDHGNTQLAALHQEIEELKGNLASATDERIKFEEENLILFQEKEVLSRDLVDYRLQLTALQQENSDVNRNLAAMNEEHIKQKDHEEFLIQEIERLSAELVYFQDKLSVQHQENLVLVQDKEVLSDDLVDCRHQLMTLQHENNDLSRSLPAMNGEHKKQIDHDESVIEEIERLSVELVVFQDNFLIQHQKNGQFEVYLGEALSQIEQLAEENIILQSSLEIYKAKISEADGRHIHISSAGMGSVAHTKLADGCSSEEISAKDDAETVIPSIIRDPKDVCDSTEVNELSPDFHNGTRVVVMKGCLEEAENLMHKLENATDEMHSHSVTLSRSISRNATPGVSKLIQAFESKVNVDNPDPEINPSTDNLVPSDPYLVAKGQISHLRCVLKTLAQHVELADAFFSNEKIRCNAADVSRRELEVEIESLKGICNNLEVRNIELEVLCGAMNQHAHDGEANKIHLENLLDALNREYGAQKLQSVELHDKLATSNSRISEMQVLLKEIRSSSDGVVSTVYDEIETLQREMKQNIFSVERVWKSTLSQIHPAVEKLDAVTGSADKYPPPSESNDSAILDHLLFSLCAACEVIEKLTSKVEAYETLSSSYTQVTEKLHCVDEERRLALDLVKKVSADLVKLLDNSPEHVNDSGFLPLNSNQHDPFEADYYEVVVSKVGSLVGDLHELKESNKKLYSDLLNRTSEIEELNKYCLDSGAVLKLVLDVKEVLKLQDTDMDLDNTPFVLLQSSVLLLTQKFKEAEERVCSLTEECNSRVIELAKMQDNIEQLNTLNLENENEMLILKESLSQAKNASDVIHAELLEKNKELEQSEQRVASVREKLSIAVAKGKGLVVQRDGLKHSLAEMSNELERCSQELLLKDSRILEIEEKLKSYSEAGERMEALESELTYIRNSATALRESFLMKDSALQKIEEIMEDLDLPDHFHSKDIVEKVDWLAKSAAGNSFMHADWDQISSVGGGSYSDAGLVATDGAKEDVQPTLNPVDDLRRQYDELQTKFYELAEQNDMLEQSLMERNVLVQRWEEILDRINTPPQIRSMEPEERIHWLGTALSEADHHMRSLQQKIEKLEDYCELLSGDLDESQRRISELEMSLNAIVQEKDSALSVADEAMKSYQQKIFSLENYSGSLSSQLEDSEKRISEFESSLQEVLHDKEILSSNLVALTFDHELALHTVAQYEHDLDRLRKDIEMLQGSQIEKLKNDNYIQQVESELRRLQGMILEVLQDSPTEDGLSDVSDVEYLEKLIRKLMTHDSGVVTESHASKEVVQDSVSEHNVNAVTVREVENADVPINTVVNMDESTLRSTVLEGQDVADLRTELAEALDEVARVREEKDEFFKKYQSMAIKLETLDNNKDELQELLNQEEQKSVSLREKLNLAVRKGKSLVQQRDGLKQNIEQATNEIDRLKSEINLRDNSLLECGQKISDLSLQIETCKAFEAENMSLKNRLLEAEQFLQQNGHTLSMLVNKLGEFDTGVEVDAHDPLLKLEGIGKMCSELHATTASFEQEARKSKRAAKLLLAELNEVQERNDGLQEDLARTHNEISILSRERDLADSAKVEALSHLAKFSDEQKLHLTEMKRLKFSISEVKKVLFDVSNVADDAFAKSLVLLNDVNARVESCLERVGAQLVATKDYGGLVSANKRFKDFWSRNSMWSNEVQDEVDDSIGFEVSKAAEQHLKQLTEAIGEFKDRVHSRSMSLRTEVDQFNDAVTTMLGVVDSQRNSLELVKGQKIHLESIMNERDMEGAVLRKSLSLLYEACCSSITEIKNRKAQLNGQSLASADFSVNLPSLPSFEGGFFYGSSLSSSEECIKALTEILIEAVKDFVHIESEDRESRTKEMRSIVLDLQKELQEKDIQRERICMELVGQIKEAESTAANYSRDLRSANEYAHELESKMETMGKEQTLLEQRIVELQREHVSSIELGEKVKAMNTIVAAKEQEIETLMQALDEEENQMEALRSKVEELESTLQQKNSELEHVEAYRAKAAKKLSITVSKFDELHRMSEGLLSEIEGLQSQLQDRDSEISFLRQEVTRCTNDALEASKMSKEQSYADLHEFLAWLDITLSHVLMRDAHDGDDISKNYAQCKENLQKDITSIISELEDSRIAAQNKDALLQAERNKVDELSRRKVALELSLNEKDLHLNSLQGAGISGLGTSEIVELEPMANKWTAPVASSTSQVRNWRKTNSDQVSIAIDTDAATSGRFEDEDDDKVHGFKSLTTSRFVPKFTRPVSDMMDGLWVSCDRALMRQPAFRLGIMFYWVLLHAMLASIMI is encoded by the exons ATGGGTGTGCCTGCTGAAGCTTTTACAGATAATCCTTCTAATGTAAATCAGCTAGGATTTGATGTGATGGCCGGGTTATCAAACGAGAGGGTGCCTGATCAACAAGCAAATCTCGAGGATGAAAATCAAACTGATTCAGATAGGAAAGTTTCTATTGAATGTGAAAATGTACCTCAGCCTGAGGCTTGTACTGATATTGAGGTTGAACGTCCAGAAAGTATGTCTAAACCGACTGTTGTAGATTCTGCTGACGAGAAAGACATATCTTCATGGGGAGAAAGGCAATCTTTAGACCTGGTTCAACTTGCTGAGGTGCTAAGGAAACTGCCTGAAGGTGATTTTAGATATCTGATACAGTCGAGAAAAACAGCAGATCATGTTAATCTTGATGTTTCCCAAACTGTTACGGCTGATCTTCCTCAGACACTCCAGGAGCAACTTTATCTTTCAAACATCTCAAAAGATTTTTTCCACTTGCAACTCCTCGAGCAGCATAAACAACTCCTCGGTTCTGATCACAAACACcgtttggtgtttgatgaaacaTCTGTGCTTAGCAGATCCCTTATAAATCTTGAGCAAAATAACAAAATCCTTGCTGCTGAGCTTTCTCAGTGTAGATCTGAGCTGGAGGCTGCTGTCAGTGAGAAAATGGAATTTCAGGACCTATATCATTCTGCAAAGGAAGAAGCGATGGGATTTTCTGCTACAGTTCACGAGCTTAGAATAAAATTGGATGAAGCGATGAGTCGCTTGTCCATTGTTTCTGCAGACTCTGACCATGGCAATACTCAATTGGCTGCTTTACATCAGGAAATTGAAGAATTGAAAGGAAACCTTGCTTCTGCAACTGATGAGAGGATAAAGTTTGAGGAGGAAAACTTGATTCTTTTTCAAGAGAAAGAAGTGCTTTCAAGAGACTTGGTGGATTACAGGCTTCAATTGACGGCATTGCAACAGGAAAATTCTGATGTGAACAGGAACCTTGCAGCTATGAATGAGGAGCATATTAAGCAGAAGGACCATGAGGAGTTCCTTATTCAGGAGATTGAGCGGCTATCGGCAGAGCTTGTTTATTTCCAAGATAAGCTGTCGGTACAACACCAAGAAAATTTGGTTCTTGTTCAAGACAAAGAGGTGCTCTCAGATGACTTGGTAGATTGCAGGCATCAGTTGATGACATTGCAACATGAAAATAATGATTTGAGTAGAAGCCTTCCAGCTATGAATGGTGAGCATAAGAAGCAGATAGACCATGACGAGTCTGTCATTGAGGAGATTGAACGCCTTTCAGTAGAGCTTGTTGTTTTTCAAGATAATTTTTTGATACAGCACCAGAAAAACGGGCAGTTTGAAGTTTATTTAGGAGAAGCATTGTCTCAAATTGAACAACTGGCCGAGGAGAATATTATTCTTCAAAGCAGCTTGGAAATCTACAAAGCGAAGATATCTGAGGCTGATGGCCGGCACATTCATATTTCATCTGCTGGAATGGGATCTGTAGCTCATACGAAATTAGCTGATGGTTGCAGCTCTGAGGAAATTTCTGCTAAAGATGATGCTGAAACTGTGATTCCATCGATCATCCGTGATCCTAAAGATGTCTGTGATAGTACAGAAGTTAATGAGCTGAGTCCAGATTTCCATAATGGTACTAGAGTTGTAGTGATGAAGGGTTGCTTGGAAGAAGCTGAGAATTTGATGCATAAACTTGAAAATGCTACAGACGAAATGCATTCTCACTCGGTAACCCTTAGTCGCTCTATAAGTAGAAATGCAACTCCTGGTGTTTCAAAACTGAttcaagcttttgaatcaaaagTCAACGTTGACAATCCAGACCCTGAAATAAATCCCTCAACTGACAATCTGGTTCCTTCTGATCCCTATCTGGTGGCAAAGGGACAAATTAGCCACTTAAGATGTGTGCTTAAGACACTTGCTCAGCATGTAGAACTTGCGGATGCATTTTTCTCGAATGAAAAAATTCGGTGTAATGCAGCTGATGTTTCTCGTCGGGAGCTTGAGGTTGAAATTGAATCATTGAAGGGAATATGTAATAATCTTGAAGTGAGGAACATCGAGCTTGAAGTTCTTTGTGGAGCTATGAATCAGCATGCACATGATGGTGAAGCAAACAAAATTCATCTTGAAAATCTTCTAGATGCCTTGAACCGAGAATATGGGGCACAAAAATTGCAAAGTGTTGAGCTCCATGACAAGTTGGCCACCAGTAATTCTAGAATCAGTGAGATGCAGGTTCTTCTGAAAGAAATTCGAAGCAGCTCTGATGGAGTGGTTTCGACTGTCTATGATGAAATTGAAACTCTGCAACGCGAAATGAAACAGAATATTTTTTCAGTTGAGAGAGTATGGAAATCTACTCTTTCACAGATTCATCCAGCAGTTGAGAAGCTTGATGCTGTGACTGGTTCTGCAGATAAATACCCTCCTCCAAGTGAGTCTAATGACTCAGCTATTCTTGATCACTTATTGTTTTCTCTCTGTGCTGCCTGTGAAGTTATTGAAAAACTGACATCAAAAGTCGAAGCTTATGAAACACTTTCTTCTTCATATACGCAAGTAACGGAGAAGCTTCATTGTGTAGATGAAGAACGTCGTTTAGCCCTTGATTTGGTGAAAAAGGTTTCTGCTGATCTTGTAAAATTGCTAGATAACTCTCCCGAGCACGTAAATGACAGTGGGTTTCTTCCATTGAATAGCAATCAACATGATCCATTCGAAGCTGATTACTATGAGGTTGTTGTTTCAAAAGTGGGCAGTTTAGTCGGTGACCTGCATGAGCTGAAGGAATCAAACAAAAAGTTATACTCTGACTTGTTGAACAGAACAAGTGAGATTGAGGAACTGAACAAATATTGTCTGGATAGTGGTGCAGTATTGAAGCTTGTATTGGATGTCAAAGAAGTACTGAAGTTACAAGATACTGATATGGATTTGGATAACACACCTTTTGTACTTTTGCAGTCCTCGGTCTTGTTGCTCACGCAGAAATTTAAGGAGGCAGAAGAGCGGGTCTGCTCATTGACTGAAGAATGCAACTCTAGGGTGATTGAATTAGCTAAGATGCAAGACAATATTGAGCAGCTGAACACTTTGAATCTTGAGAATGAGAATGAGATGCTTATTCTGAAAGAAAGCTTGAGCCAGGCAAAGAATGCTAGTGATGTTATCCACGCAGAGTTGCTCGAGAAAAATAAGGAACTTGAGCAGTCAGAGCAGCGAGTTGCTTCTGTTAGAGAAAAACTCAGCATCGCTGTCGCAAAAGGCAAAGGCTTGGTGGTTCAACGTGACGGTCTTAAACATTCTCTGGCTGAGATGTCTAACGAGTTGGAGAGATGTTCACAGGAGTTACTTTTGAAAGATTCTAGGATCCTTGAAATCGAAGAGAAACTGAAGTCTTATTCTGAGGCTGGTGAACGAATGGAAGCTCTGGAGTCTGAGCTCACATACATCCGTAACTCTGCTACAGCACTGAGAGAATCATTTCTGATGAAGGATTCTGCTCTTCAGAAAATTGAAGAGATCATGGAAGATCTTGATCTCCCTGATCATTTTCATTCTAAAGACATTGTTGAGAAGGTTGATTGGTTAGCTAAGTCTGCTGCTGGTAATTCGTTCATGCATGCCGATTGGGACCAAATAAGTTCTGTCGGGGGAGGGTCGTACTCAGATGCTGGGCTTGTTGCTACGGATGGAGCAAAGGAAGACGTTCAACCTACCTTAAATCCTGTGGATGATTTGAGGAGACAATATGATGAGCTGCAAACAAAGTTTTATGAATTAGCTGAACAAAATGACATGCTGGAGCAATCATTGATGGAAAGAAATGTTTTGGTGCAGAGGTGGGAGGAGATTTTGGATAGAATCAATACACCTCCGCAGATACGATCCATGGAGCCAGAAGAAAGAATTCACTGGTTGGGAACTGCCTTGTCAGAGGCTGACCACCACATGAGATCACTACAGCAGAAAATCGAAAAGCTTGAGGATTATTGCGAGTTGCTTTCAGGTGATTTGGACGAATCACAGAGAAGGATATCTGAGCTAGAAATGTCTCTCAACGCAATTGTTCAGGAGAAGGACAGTGCATTGTCAGTAGCTGATGAAGCTATGAAATCTTATCAACAGAAGATATTTAGCCTTGAAAATTATTCTGGGTCATTGTCTTCTCAATTGGAAGATTCAGAAAAAAGAATATCTGAATTTGAATCTTCTTTGCAAGAAGTTCTTCATGATAAAGAGATTCTTTCCAGTAACTTAGTGGCTTTGACTTTCGATCATGAGCTAGCCTTGCATACTGTTGCTCAATATGAACATGATCTTGATAGATTGCGAAAGGATATTGAAATGTTGCAGGGAAGTCAGATAGAGAagctcaaaaatgataattatattCAACAGGTAGAGAGTGAGTTGAGGAGATTACAAGGAATGATTCTTGAGGTACTCCAAGATTCTCCGACAGAAGATGGTTTATCTGATGTGAGTGATGTCGAATACCTGGAAAAGTTGATCAGGAAACTCATGACTCATGACAGTGGAGTTGTAACAGAAAGTCATGCTTCAAAGGAAGTTGTCCAGGACTCTGTCTCTGAACATAATGTAAATGCAGTAACAGTGAGAGAGGTGGAAAATGCGGATGTTCCTATCAACACTGTTGTCAATATGGATGAGTCCACATTGAGGAGCACGGTACTTGAGGGTCAGGATGTAGCAGATCTAAGAACAGAGCTTGCTGAGGCTTTAGATGAAGTAGCACGTGTTAGAGAAGAAAAAGATGAATTTTTCAAGAAGTATCAATCTATGGCGATTAAGCTTGAGACATTAGATAATAACAAGGATGAACTTCAGGAACTGCTGAATCAGGAAGAACAGAAGTCAGTGTCTCTCCGTGAGAAGCTAAATCTTGCAGTTCGGAAAGGCAAGTCACTGGTCCAACAGAGAGATGGTTTGAAACAGAATATTGAACAGGCAACAAATGAAATAGATAGATTGAAATCTGAGATTAATCTTCGGGATAATTCTCTTTTGGAGTGCGGTCAAAAGATAAGTGACCTGTCACTTCAGATAGAAACATGTAAAGCATTTGAAGCCGAAAACATGTCCTTGAAAAATCGTCTGTTAGAAGCAGAACAATTTCTACAGCAGAATGGACATACTTTGAGCATGCTTGTCAATAAACTAGGTGAGTTTGATACTGGTGTTGAGGTTGATGCTCATGATCCACTGCTGAAGCTGGAGGGAATTGGAAAGATGTGCTCTGAACTTCATGCCACCACAGCTTCTTTCGAGCAGGAAGCAAGGAAATCCAAAAGGGCTGCTAAACTTCTGTTAGCTGAGTTGAATGAAGTACAGGAGAGAAATGATGGTTTGCAAGAAGACTTAGCCAGGACCCATAACGAAATCTCTATTCTCTCAAGGGAAAGGGATCTTGCAGATTCTGCCAAAGTTGAAGCCCTTTCTCATCTGGCAAAATTCTCTGATGAACAGAAACTTCACCTTACTGAGATGAAAAGGCTGAAATTCAGTATCAGCGAGGTGAAGAAAGTCTTATTTGATGTGTCTAATGTAGCAGACGATGCATTTGCTAAAAGTTTAGTGCTTCTGAACGATGTCAATGCTCGTGTTGAGTCTTGCTTGGAACGTGTTGGTGCACAACTTGTAGCTACTAaagattatggtggcttggtttctGCGAACAAAAGATTCAAG GATTTTTGGTCGAGAAATTCTATGTGGAGCAATGAAGTTCAAGATGAAGTAGATGATAGTATTGGATTTGAAGTCTCTAAGGCTGCTGAGCAGCATCTTAAACAGTTAACTGAAGCTATTGGTGAATTTAAAGATAGAGTTCACAGCCGCTCTATGTCTTTAAGAACAGAAGTGGACCAGTTCAATGATGCTGTTACCACCATGTTGGGAGTTGTAGACTCTCAAAGAAACTCCTTGGAATTGGTCAAGGGTCAGAAGATTCATCTTGAATCAATCATGAATGAACGAGATATGGAAGGAGCTGTGTTGCGTAAAAGCTTATCTTTGCTTTATGAAGCATGTTGCAGCTCAATAACTGAGATTAAGAACAGAAAAGCCCAGTTGAACGGACAGAGTTTGGCTTCTGCAGATTTTAGTGTCAACTTACCGTCATTGCCATCATTTGAGGGCGGATTTTTTTATGGGTCTTCTCTTTCCTCGTCTGAGGAATGTATAAAAGCTCTTACCGAAATTCTTATAGAGGCTGTAAAAGATTTCGTCCACATTGAAAGCGAGGATAGAGAAAGTCGTACTAAAGAAATGAGAAGTATCGTACTGGATTTGCAGAAGGAGCTTCAGGAGAAGGATATCCAGAGGGAACGGATCTGTATGGAGCTTGTTGGTCAAATCAAAGAAGCTGAGAGTACTGCTGCAAATTATTCTCGTGATTTGAGATCAGCGAATGAATATGCTCATGAATTGGAGAGTAAGATGGAAACAATGGGGAAGGAACAGACCTTGTTGGAGCAGAGGATAGTAGAATTACAGCGGGAACATGTCAGTTCCATTGAGTTAGGAGAGAAAGTTAAGGCAATGAATACTATAGTGGCTGCCAAAGAACAAG aAATCGAGACTCTGATGCAAGCACTAGATGAAGAGGAGAATCAGATGGAAGCCCTGAGAAGCAAGGTTGAGGAGTTGGAAAGCACGTTGCAGCAAAAAAACTCAGAGTTGGAGCATGTAGAAGCTTATCGTGCCAAGGCTGCGAAAAAGCTCTCTATTACTGTGAGCAAATTTGATGAGCTGCACCGAATGTCTGAAGGTCTCCTTTCGGAAATTGAAGGTCTTCAATCACAGTTACAAGACCGTGATTCTGAAATTTCTTTTCTTAGGCAAGAGGTCACCAGATGCACGAACGATGCTTTAGAAGCTTCGAAGATGTCGAAGGAGCAAAGTTATGCTGATCTTCACGAGTTTTTGGCATGGTTAGATATAACCCTGTCTCATGTTTTGATGCGTGACGCCCATGATGGCGATGATATTAGTAAGAATTATGCTCAATGCAAGGAGAACCTTCAAAAAGACATCACGTCCATAATATCTGAACTGGAAGACTCACGGATAGCAGCACAGAATAAGGATGCATTGTTACAAGCTGAAAGAAATAAGGTGGATGAGTTATCACGACGAAAAGTAGCTCTGGAATTATCGCTAAATGAAAAGGACCTACATTTAAATTCACTTCAAGGTGCTGGGATTTCTGGGTTAGGAACCTCAGAAATCGTTGAGCTTGAACCAATG